The genomic DNA TTGATTCGCTGGACAGGCAGGGCGAGAGTGTTTCCGCAGACTCGAGGAATTCGTCACGCAAGGTGGAAACATCGTAGTCGATCAGTCTCAACCGGGGGGTGTCGGTTTTTTGTTGCCCGACAAAGATCAGCGACCCCGGGGGTTGCCCTGTGGCGTTGTGGCGTTTTTTCAGAAATCTGGCCATGAGTTGCACCTCTGTTTCATACGGCATGGATGGTAATACGTGATGTCGTCATCCTGATTCAGTCTCATGATATAATGAAAACCTGACACGATAAACCTTTTTCATGTGACAACGCCCATGCCAAGGGTTGCTGTGGCGGTTAACAGGCGGTAGGAGCAGGCAATTGGATGCGGTTTTCGCCTGTTCCTCTTGGCGTCCGTGCAGGTTATAATATTCAGATCCTCGTTGAGAATGCGATGCTGTCACTATCTCGTGTTCTTGTTTTCGTGAAACCCGAAGCTGCAATGGAAAAGTCATGATATGGCAAATCCTGAATTAAAAAATGAACTCGAACGCAGTCGGCAGAGAGTGGCCGAGCTGGAAAGCGACCTGGTGAAATCCGAGTCGAAATGGCGCAGCGTGCTTGAACACATGCCGCAGATCGGCGTCAGCTTGAATCCTGACGGGAAAATAGTTTTTGCCAATCAGCATTTTCTCGATCTGACCGGGTGGAAGTTCGAGGAAATATACCTGAAGAGCTGGTTTGACCTGTTTCTCCCCGAGGATGTTCGAGAGGATGTTCGGGGCGTGTTCCTGCGGTCAAAGGAACAGAAACAGGTGGGGCCGCATTCGCAATACCGGAATGAGATCGTAACCAGGGACGGCAGCCTTCGTCCCGTGCTCTGGTTCAATGTCCTGACCCAGGCCCCTGACGGAAGTGTTGCGGATATCACTTGCCTGGGCATCGACCAGACCTTCGAGGAACAGGCCAGGGAGTCAACGGAGAAGGCGAATCGGGCACTCAGGCTCAATATGGCGCATCTCCGCACCTTGGTGGAAACCATACCTGAACTTGTGTGGTTGAAGGACGTGGATGGTGTCTTCGTCACCTGCAACCATCGGTTCGAGCGATTTTACGGGGCCTCGGAAGCGGATATAGTGGGCAAGACAGACTATGATTTTGTTGACAGGGAGCTGGCCGAGTTCTTCAGGGCAAACGACCGGGCTGCCATAGAGGCGGGTAAATCCGTGATCAACGAAGAGACGGTTACCTACAAGGACGACGGACATACCGAAGAACTCGAGACCATCAAGACGCCCATGTACGACGATAGGGGAGAGCTTATCGGTGTGCTCGGGGTTGCCAGGGATATTACGGAGCGCAAACGGATAGAGCATGCGTTGAAAGAGAGCGAATTGCGTTTCAAGACGCTGCACAACGCCTCTTTTGGCGGCATAGCCATCCATGACAAGGGACTCATTCTGGACTGCAACCAAGGATTGTCCGATATTACCGGCTATGCCACCGAAGAGTTGATTGGCATGGACGGGCTGCTGCTCATTGCCGAATCGTCCCGAGGGTTGGTCATGCAACACATCCTTGAAGGTTACGAGGAACTTTACGAGGCTTTCGGACTTCGCAAGAACGGCAAGGAATACCCGCTTCAGTTGGAGGCGAGAAATATTCCTTACAAGGGCGCGATGGTCAGGGTCGTCGAGTTCCGGGATATTACGGAGCGCAAACGGGCGGAATTGGAACTCAAGGACAGTGAACAGCGGCACAGGGCCATTTTTGAAAATTCTCCGTTGGGCGTGGTCCGTTTCAGCAAGGAGGGCACCATTCTCGATTGCAACGATAATTTCGTGGCATTGATGGGGTCCTCCAAAGAGGAGCTGGTCGGATTCATTGCCGAGCGCCAGAGTAATCTCAAAATGTATGAAGCACTGGCCATGGCCATGGCGGGTCAGGCTTCATCCTATGAAGATTATTATACTTCGGTGACGGGTAATAAGACAATTTTTCTGCATGCGCAGTTCAACCCGGTGAATCCCGGTCAGTCGCCCACCGAAGTGATTGCCACCATGGAGGATTTCGGGGAACGCAAGGAAGCGCAGGACGAGTTGAGAAGGGCCAAGGAAGAGGCCGAAGCGTACAGCCAGTCCAAGACCGAGTTTCTGACCAACATGAGTCATGAGATCAGAACCCCGCTGAACGGAATCATGGGAATGCTGCAGCTCATGCAGACGACCGGGTTGGATGATGAGCAGTCGGAGTATACTCAGGCTGCTCTCAAATCCTCGCGGCGGTTGATGAACCTGCTCTCCGATATTCTTGATCTTTCGAGAGTAGAGGCTGGCAAGATGGTGGTGCAGAGGACTCCTTTCGACCTGCCGAAGGCCTGTGAACAGGTCTGCGAAATGTTCAGGCTCACTTCAGCGCAGACCGGTGTCGCCCTGAAGTGCGACATCGATGCCCTCCTTCCCCGGATGGCTCTGGGAGATGCCGTCCGGTTGCAGCAGGTGCTTACCAACCTGGTGGGCAACGCGTTCAAGTTCACGACGCACGGCCAAATCGTCCTGTCCGCGCACAGATTGCCCGATGTCTCGTCAAATGAATACCGTATCCTGTTTTCCGTTTCGGATACAGGCGTCGGAATCCCCGACGCCGAACTCGGCACCCTGTTCGATCCCTTTACTCAGGTCAGCCAGGGATACACCCGGACCCACCAGGGGGCCGGCCTGGGGCTGTCCATATGCAAGCGTCTCGTGACTCTGATGGGCGGCGCCATGACCATCGAAAGCGAGGAAGGCGTGGGGACCTCGTTATATTTTGCGATTCCCTTTGGCAGAAGTGAACAGCTACCGAAGGCGTCCCCGTCAAAGGACCGTGGCCAGGCCGTGGTCGAGAAGTCGTTCAGCATTCTCCTGGCGGAGGATGAGCGTGTCAACAGTCTGGTCACGCAGCGGATTCTTGAAAAGGACGGACATGCTGTCACTGCCGTGGAAAATGGTCGGCAAGCGATTGAGGCCCTGCAGGCCCGGGATTACGATGTCGTACTGATGGACATCCAGATGCCGGAGATGGACGGCATCGAGGCCACCCGTGCGATACGGACCGGACTTGCCGGAGAGGGCCGGGCGTCGATTCCGATTATTGCCGTGACTGCGTATGCCATGGTCGGCGACAGGGAAATATTTTTGAATGCAGGCATGGACGGCTACGTGGTCAAGCCGATCGAGTTGGAAGCGTTGCGGACGGTGTTCGCGGAAATTCGTGGCGGGGAGAACGAGTTGGCCTGATCGGTCGTGACGAGGTCCGGTTTAGGGAGTGCCGTCGGCCAGTTCTTTGTCCGGCAGTCTGTCCAATATGGTGAAGGGCAGGGAAAAATAGAAGGTGCTCCCCTTGCCCGGCGCACTTTCCACCCAGATTTTACCGTTGAGTTTTTCTATGAGGTATTTTGAGATGGTCAGGCCGATACCGGAGCCACTCAGCCGCTTGGTCATGACCTTTTCCCCGATTTCGAAGCTGTTGAAGATGGTTTTCAGGCGTTCTTCGGGGATGCCGATGCCGGTGTCCTTGACCATGAACCGCAACATGACCTTATCGGCGTCGGCACCGGCAAAGTTGTCCGGGTCGATGCGGATTTCCAGGGTTACTTTGCCCTTTTCGGTGTACCGGAAGGCATTGAGAAGAATGTTGTTCAGGGCCTGTACGGTCTCGACGGGCGCACCGTGTACTGCGGTGGGCAGCGTTTCCTGGGTGACGAATTCGAACTCCAGTCCTCGCCGTTGGGCATAGGCCCGAAAGATGGCGGTCTGCTGCGACAGGGCCTTCATGAAGTCAAAGGCCTGGAACCGGATCCTAATGGCGTCGGATTCCAGCATGGTCAGACTCAGCAGCTGGTCGAACAGGCCGGTCAGTTGCGCGGCACCTTCGTTGATCGGGCGGATCAGCTCCATCCGCTCCGGGTTGTCATCCATTTCCAGGAGCAGGCTGGACAAACCCATGATGTGGTTGAGCGGGGTGCGCAGTTCATGGCTGATGTTGGCCAGGAATGCCGACTTGGCTTTGCTGGCCTCGTTAGCCTTTTCCCTGCTTGATTCGAGTTCGCTGGTGCGGACGCGGACTTTTTCTTCGAGTTCGCGGTTCTGGTTGTAGAGGGCCAGATGTGTCTTGATGCGGGCCTGGACAATGGCCGGATTGACCGGTTTGGTTATGTAGTCCACGGCCCCCAGGGACAACCCCTTGGCCTCGTCTTCGGTCTGGGCCTTGGCCGTGATGAAGATGATCGGAATCGACTGAGTTCGAGGAGCGCTTTTGAGCCGTTTGCAGACCTCATAGCCATCCATTTCCGGCATCATGATGTCCAGGAGAATGATATCCGGGAGGGTGTTCTGGATGAGTTCAAGGGCAGAGATGCCGTTCAGGGCTACCAGTAATTTGTAGTCGTCCTTGAGAATATCCACCAGAAGGTCGATGTTGAGTCGGTTGTCGTCGACAACCAGTACTGTAGGACGGTCGGCTGTGTCCATGAACGTCTCCAAATGGTTAAGGCCTTATCTAATGAATATAGGATTTGCTTGTTGAGAGCAAGGATGTTGGAAGCATGACCACTTGACTCGTTGTGATCACAGTCCCTTTTTGGAATCAAAGTCCTGGCCGAGGGCGGCAGGAGCTTCTATGGACCAACCTTTGGATAAGGATTTCAGGAACGGGTGGCGGCGCACGATGTCCTGCACCCAGCCCATGCGGCCCATGTTCACGGCCAGCAACGTGAGGATCATCATGGGGAAAGGGGCCACCTGGAACACCGGGGCCGGGATGGACGGGAACATTTCCTGAAGATAAATGCCCGATACCTGGAGGGCGGCGAAGAAGAATGCGCCGAGCGCGGCCCGTACAGGATGCCAGCCGCCGAAGATGACGATGGCCAGGGCGATCCAGCCTGCGCCTTCGCAGCCCTGGGGACGGCCCCATCCGGGCTTGACGGCCAGGGAATAGGCGGCTCCGGCCAGACCCACCAGGGCTCCGCCCGCCAGGCAATAGCAGAGTCTGACCAGGCGCACCCGTATGCCGCGGCCAAAGGCTGCGCGCGGGGATTCGCCCACGGCCCGCAATCTCATGCCGCCCTCGGTGTGATACATCCACCACCAGCAGCAGAAAATGGCGGCCAGCCCCATATAGACCACCGGTGACTGGGAACCGAATATGGGGCCGAGGAAGGGGACGTTTCCTATGCCGGGGATGGTCCACAGGCCGAGGTCCGGTCCGGGCTGGCGAGAAAAATTGTGTCCCAGGAAATAGGCCAGATCACGGGAGAGCAGGGTCAGGATGAAGCCCACGGCGAGTTGTGACTGGCCGAGGTAGATGCCGATCAGTCCGAGCAGTCCGGCAATGCCCGCCCCCACGCCCATGCCCGCCACAGCGCCGAGCCACGGGCTGTCAAAGGTGGTGCTGACTGCGAAAGCAGCCATGGCAGCAAGCAGGATGGAACCGTCCAGCGAGAGGTTGATGATGCCCGCTTTCTCTGTGAGTGTCTCGCCCAGGGTGGCCAGCACCAGCGGGGCTCCGGCTATCAGTACGGCGGCGATGGTCAGTGCGAACATTTCCATTTAATTCGCCGCCTTTTTCTGCTTGAGCCACAGGCGGAGCCCCTGCACGATGAAGAGCGAGAGGACCATGATTCCCTGGATCACGCCGGACAGCGAGGAGTCCAGGCCGAGCTGGAGCGGGAGCTGGATGGAGCCGACGTTGAGAATGGCGAAGAAAAGGCAGATGACCGGCACCAGGGGAAGCCTGAAGGAAGCCATCATGCCCACCAGCAGGGCGGTGTATCCGTAGTTGGAGGATATGGACGGGAGCAGACGGTGGTAAACACCGAGCACCTGGGTGGCTCCGGCCAAACCTGCCATGGCGCCGCAGAGCATGAAGGCCTGAAGCAGGCGGCGGCGCGGTCCCAGGGAGAACAGGGTGGCGGCCTTGGGGTTTTCGCCCACGGCGCGCATCTTGAGTCCCCACTTGGTGCGGTAGAGCAAAATAT from Pseudodesulfovibrio sp. S3 includes the following:
- a CDS encoding PAS domain S-box protein, with the protein product MANPELKNELERSRQRVAELESDLVKSESKWRSVLEHMPQIGVSLNPDGKIVFANQHFLDLTGWKFEEIYLKSWFDLFLPEDVREDVRGVFLRSKEQKQVGPHSQYRNEIVTRDGSLRPVLWFNVLTQAPDGSVADITCLGIDQTFEEQARESTEKANRALRLNMAHLRTLVETIPELVWLKDVDGVFVTCNHRFERFYGASEADIVGKTDYDFVDRELAEFFRANDRAAIEAGKSVINEETVTYKDDGHTEELETIKTPMYDDRGELIGVLGVARDITERKRIEHALKESELRFKTLHNASFGGIAIHDKGLILDCNQGLSDITGYATEELIGMDGLLLIAESSRGLVMQHILEGYEELYEAFGLRKNGKEYPLQLEARNIPYKGAMVRVVEFRDITERKRAELELKDSEQRHRAIFENSPLGVVRFSKEGTILDCNDNFVALMGSSKEELVGFIAERQSNLKMYEALAMAMAGQASSYEDYYTSVTGNKTIFLHAQFNPVNPGQSPTEVIATMEDFGERKEAQDELRRAKEEAEAYSQSKTEFLTNMSHEIRTPLNGIMGMLQLMQTTGLDDEQSEYTQAALKSSRRLMNLLSDILDLSRVEAGKMVVQRTPFDLPKACEQVCEMFRLTSAQTGVALKCDIDALLPRMALGDAVRLQQVLTNLVGNAFKFTTHGQIVLSAHRLPDVSSNEYRILFSVSDTGVGIPDAELGTLFDPFTQVSQGYTRTHQGAGLGLSICKRLVTLMGGAMTIESEEGVGTSLYFAIPFGRSEQLPKASPSKDRGQAVVEKSFSILLAEDERVNSLVTQRILEKDGHAVTAVENGRQAIEALQARDYDVVLMDIQMPEMDGIEATRAIRTGLAGEGRASIPIIAVTAYAMVGDREIFLNAGMDGYVVKPIELEALRTVFAEIRGGENELA
- a CDS encoding response regulator, whose product is MDTADRPTVLVVDDNRLNIDLLVDILKDDYKLLVALNGISALELIQNTLPDIILLDIMMPEMDGYEVCKRLKSAPRTQSIPIIFITAKAQTEDEAKGLSLGAVDYITKPVNPAIVQARIKTHLALYNQNRELEEKVRVRTSELESSREKANEASKAKSAFLANISHELRTPLNHIMGLSSLLLEMDDNPERMELIRPINEGAAQLTGLFDQLLSLTMLESDAIRIRFQAFDFMKALSQQTAIFRAYAQRRGLEFEFVTQETLPTAVHGAPVETVQALNNILLNAFRYTEKGKVTLEIRIDPDNFAGADADKVMLRFMVKDTGIGIPEERLKTIFNSFEIGEKVMTKRLSGSGIGLTISKYLIEKLNGKIWVESAPGKGSTFYFSLPFTILDRLPDKELADGTP
- a CDS encoding ABC transporter permease, which gives rise to MEMFALTIAAVLIAGAPLVLATLGETLTEKAGIINLSLDGSILLAAMAAFAVSTTFDSPWLGAVAGMGVGAGIAGLLGLIGIYLGQSQLAVGFILTLLSRDLAYFLGHNFSRQPGPDLGLWTIPGIGNVPFLGPIFGSQSPVVYMGLAAIFCCWWWMYHTEGGMRLRAVGESPRAAFGRGIRVRLVRLCYCLAGGALVGLAGAAYSLAVKPGWGRPQGCEGAGWIALAIVIFGGWHPVRAALGAFFFAALQVSGIYLQEMFPSIPAPVFQVAPFPMMILTLLAVNMGRMGWVQDIVRRHPFLKSLSKGWSIEAPAALGQDFDSKKGL